DNA from Plasmodium falciparum 3D7 genome assembly, chromosome: 8:
tcataattatatctttcttcttttttcatatatgatggtatgttttgttttttatattattccttgtctattataataacatataagaTAGAATATTTTactaattttaaataatattattttaatattgtatttaaaaattatataaagtatCATTATTCCCAagaacataatatttttttttgtttacgccaagattatatatgttactaCAAAGTAAATTTCCATAACTGattcaaatatatgtttgattattataaaaataaatataaaaagggaTGTTTGCCCTATTTTTTAGTAATTGAAATTTTTAGTGTTATTATCCTTggatttatatatgtgacgTTTCTtgtatgtaaataaaaaatataaatattatgtagaTAAAACGTTTTTAAtatgtgttatatattatatatatatatatatatatatatatatatatatatatatatgtatgtatttttttttttttaggatACAAGGCCGTATATAGGAAATTCATTTATTGCAACCGACTTTTTTGATAGATGGGGAAGATATTTATATGCCACAGAAAGATTCAATGAAATTTTTGGTATTCCTTCTAAGGATGTATTAAGGAGTAGATCAAAAATAGAAAGatatgaagaagatgatgtcatattaataaatagatTTGTAGATGAAGATGAGTATAatgcatttttatatattaaaaaattgatGAAGGAtttaaaaaagtataaattaTGGAATAATTATAGTGTAATTCCACATGTTAATGAATACAATATAGTGAATAAAAATGAGATTGATGAAAGAATAGATAATGAAATTgatacaataaaaatattctcaaaaagtaataaaaatataatgtatgaTTTATGGTTTAAAGTAATGAATAacgaaaaaatgaaatattattctttaattaatatattaaaaaatacgTACAAAGAattgaaaattatttataaaattccaAGAAATCTCCGAAAGAGAAGACGGAATAAATGtaagaatattatttatatgtatggtGATTTTATGGAGTTAATGTTGAATGAAATGTTTGAAGATTGGTTTAATGAAGgagatttttttttggatgAATTTAAATTGTTAATAAATTCAAATAGAATTGCATGGAAAGCCTTAATGAATCATATTCAATGTActtgtaaaaatattatgactGAAGGTTTGGAAGAAGTCatacgaaaaaaaaatgaaaaaaggagttctaataatataaagaaaagttcagaaaaaagaaaaaggagaAACAGAAATGAAAACACAAAATGTGCtgagaagaaaaatatagacAATTATAAGGAAAAAGTATTTTTATTGAAATATAATcaatatttatcatttaattataaagatTCTGTTGATACAGAACTAAATATGgatgaaaaggaaaaacgTTTTAAGGTTAAACGGAGGAAACACAAAAAAGGCAAATTAAGAGGTACACATatggaaaatgaaaatatgaaagaaTGCATGAAacagaaagaaaaaaatttaaatgaaactttattaaataatccAGATTTATATAAATCGGAATCAAATAATATCAAATCGAATAATATCAAATCGAATAATATCAAAtcgaataatattaaatcgaataatattaaatcgaataatattaaatcgAATAATATCCaatcaaataatattaaatcaaataatatCCAATCAAATATTATCCAATCAAATACCATCCAATCAAATAACATCCAATCAAATAACATCCAATCAAATAATATCCAATCAAGAAAATCACGAAATTTAGAAGAGGCAGAAAGTATTTTCTCAAGTGAAACAcgttttaataattataataaaaaaaaagtatattatttaGATGAGGAAGCCCATGAATTATTTTCTAATAAAAATTCCAAACaaaaggataataataatgataatgcaTATGGAGGCTGTTCAAGGTCAAGAAGTTCTTGTGTtgatacaaaatattatgacATATTAAATGTGAAACCATATGCAAGTTTCAAGGAAATAAAAGATAGCTTTTATAAGTTAGCTTTAAAATATCATCcagataaaaatgaaaataatattgaagCGAAAATAATGTTTCAGAAGATAAATGAAGCATATCAAATATTAAGTGATGAAGATCAAAGGAGAAAATATGATGAAGGAGAATTAAATGAGGTGAATGACGCTTTTTTTATGGAcccattaattttttttatgatgttATTTACATCAGAAGAATTATTTGATTATATTGGAACATTAAGAATTGCTACCTTTGTTAGTTTAGTATTCAAACACAATTTTTTTGCTAATGGAATTTTAACAAcaaaaaacataataaataaaggaATTGAAAAGGAACAGAAAAAAAGGGAAGTTGAACTAGCTATATTATTAAGAGAACGGTTACAACCATATGTTGATGGGAATGAAAATTGGGCTGAAAATATGGagaatgaaattaaaaagttGTTTGTGTCCCCATTTGCGTGTTCTATTTTAGAGTCCATAGGTTGGACGTATGAAAATGTTTCTAAAAGATATATAGATGAAATTACAAATAAGTGGGGTATAGGTTTATCttttgttaatattaaattagcTTATAGGACTGTTCGAGCTGTATATTCTCATGTaaaatctttttttaatattatttttacagtTAAGAAATTAAAACGAGCTTATGAAATTATGGATTCCATAATAGATGGTAAAGATGTCCATGAGCCTATTTCAAACGAGtctaataatatgatatgtGATTCAGAATGTAGTTGCGATTACAATGTAATTACACccgataatataaataaggaTAGCATGTCTagtaattttaataataatcatagtGAACATGAAAATAATAGGAAAAACGTAAGCGAAGCATGCAGCATAATtagtaaaaagaataatataaatgatttaaatgataataattctcCTATaacatatgaagaaaaaaataaaattttaaaatccTTCATAATAGAATTACTCACAGTTATATTATACGATATAGAAACAACAGTTAGGAATGCTTCTGATAAGTTTTTAAGGGATCAAGGAGTAGATGTATATATGAGACTAAAAAGAGCAGAAGGAATGTGTATTTTAGGAAAATTAATGCAAAAATGggtaaaaacaaaaaaaaatgatcaagatataaataaattcgATTTTATAAATCATACAAAAAATGCTTTTGATAAAGCATCATGTGTAGATGTTGATGAAGATGATTAGTAATATGTTTttcttgttctttttttcgttgtcttttttttttttttttctttttataatatttttttaagtatGCAGAACATACCtacttattatttatttaatattttttaaaaatatttttaatataattagtTAATTTTTGCaagtattttattatacatatatatattgcatTGAAttgttacatataaatattatttttgtgtctatatt
Protein-coding regions in this window:
- a CDS encoding DnaJ protein, putative — encoded protein: MFDYYKNKYKKGCLPYFLVIEIFSVIILGFIYVTFLDTRPYIGNSFIATDFFDRWGRYLYATERFNEIFGIPSKDVLRSRSKIERYEEDDVILINRFVDEDEYNAFLYIKKLMKDLKKYKLWNNYSVIPHVNEYNIVNKNEIDERIDNEIDTIKIFSKSNKNIMYDLWFKVMNNEKMKYYSLINILKNTYKELKIIYKIPRNLRKRRRNKCKNIIYMYGDFMELMLNEMFEDWFNEGDFFLDEFKLLINSNRIAWKALMNHIQCTCKNIMTEGLEEVIRKKNEKRSSNNIKKSSEKRKRRNRNENTKCAEKKNIDNYKEKVFLLKYNQYLSFNYKDSVDTELNMDEKEKRFKVKRRKHKKGKLRGTHMENENMKECMKQKEKNLNETLLNNPDLYKSESNNIKSNNIKSNNIKSNNIKSNNIKSNNIKSNNIQSNNIKSNNIQSNIIQSNTIQSNNIQSNNIQSNNIQSRKSRNLEEAESIFSSETRFNNYNKKKVYYLDEEAHELFSNKNSKQKDNNNDNAYGGCSRSRSSCVDTKYYDILNVKPYASFKEIKDSFYKLALKYHPDKNENNIEAKIMFQKINEAYQILSDEDQRRKYDEGELNEVNDAFFMDPLIFFMMLFTSEELFDYIGTLRIATFVSLVFKHNFFANGILTTKNIINKGIEKEQKKREVELAILLRERLQPYVDGNENWAENMENEIKKLFVSPFACSILESIGWTYENVSKRYIDEITNKWGIGLSFVNIKLAYRTVRAVYSHVKSFFNIIFTVKKLKRAYEIMDSIIDGKDVHEPISNESNNMICDSECSCDYNVITPDNINKDSMSSNFNNNHSEHENNRKNVSEACSIISKKNNINDLNDNNSPITYEEKNKILKSFIIELLTVILYDIETTVRNASDKFLRDQGVDVYMRLKRAEGMCILGKLMQKWVKTKKNDQDINKFDFINHTKNAFDKASCVDVDEDD